The DNA sequence aaacggtcttcttccttatctccttcgccccttgcttaatacaacgatccaaccttgtgaaaacgtctccaaatctacttatataatagtcccataaaactcagattacatagaagttggaagccaaatagaagtagaagtctaaaacagATTATTACTGAGCAGCCCTCAGCCttctgggcggccgctcagcatagctgagcgggcgctcaggaccctactagaaaattcctgagtttgctccgtttcttcgctgcaatctgcccctttctttcctctcacAATGCTTAACACATGCCAaagcttattcttgatgattactcctccgaaatgcaatttataccctgaaatgtacaaacactagaaaagcgcatcaaatacacaaaatacttgatttcaagacacaaatttaagccattttaagacgttctaagtaatataaaatgccacttatcaaagaCATGCCCTTTAGTGAAAATAAATTATGGAAGGAATAATAAATTTTAGATCCTAACCATTAGTTAGTGGACAAGGACTTAAGTCACCATTTGATTTAAGAAAATAATGCAGACACCAGTACTAACTTATGCACAATAATAATGCAGATGATGTTACACCACTACTAACTTATGCACAATAATGTGCATGTGAACGAGTAAGAAAAGGGGATACACATCGCTAAAAATCTAGCATAGCCGCTAATTAAGCTACAACCGGCACATTTAACCAAGAGCACTAGTACACATCAAGCGATTTCAGGCACATTTTAGCTTATAACGTATAAATAGCTGACAAGCATTAATGCAACGTCCGGCTCATTTCTGTACAGTAACTAGTTCTGTATCCATTGATGTGAATGTAGCATTACTCGTtctatttttattaattttataggATGAAGCGCTTAAAAGAGAACATAAACGATCTTTTCCATGTAATTACTTTGCCTTCGCAGGTAAAAGTTTATAACTTGAAACTTGGTTAAAGATGATCTTCTGCATATTTAGTACAGATAAGGTGTAAATTATATATGTGATTAGTGAATCATGAGAAGCAGTTAATAGAAAGCAATCAAATATTTTCTTTTCCCCCCCTCCAAAGCTACGATAATTAAACAATGCAACATCTGTCACAACAAGGCATATGCTTTTTTATATAGCTATCTTCGACTCTTCTTTCTTTAGCTAGATGTAAAATTCATCTAGTCAGTTTCAAAAGAAGAAGGCTGCACCAGCGGCAGTGGTAGCAATGCCAGCAATGGTGGAGATATCCAAGGCAGAGGCAGCGCTAGAACCAGGTGTATTCGATTGAACATCGGTAGAGCTCTGAGGGAAAGCTCCAGCTGGTACTGGTCCTCCAACTGGTGCTGCATCATCATTTGCATCCGTAGTTCCAATATCGTCAGAAGGTCCTTCAGCCACTTCGCCAACATCATGATCAGAAGGCCCGCCAGCCGCTTCTTTACCATGGTCAGAATGTTCCGCAGGTTTAGCAGCAGAGGCCATGCCAATGATGACAAAAAGGACGAGTCCAAGGACGATGATTCGACTAGCCATTTTATTATTCGTACGAAGCCTGAATAATTTTGTTGAATGCAGCAAAAATTCTCTTGATAGGGTAGAGAATTAAAACTGCAGCCAAGAATAAATCAGACAAGTGAAATGAATGCTAGAAATATAAAACGTTTGACATGTTTTGGCTTGTGTTGAAGCGTGAACATCGCTAAATTGCTGCAAGTATGTACAAGTTTTGGCATTAGCCCATGTTTTTTGCTAAGACAATCAATTGACTTGTTTATTATCATCAGAAACCATCAGTTTTTCTCTGGTTAAATTGGACTCATGAACTATTTTTAACGAATATTGTAATGTTCCTCGAGAGTTTTTCATATTAATTTAACAAGTCTAAAAACTGCCAAGTTATAAAATTGTTATGGAGTACTAAATTAAAAAGTTTTCTTTAATTTACAGATTTCAGAATTCCTAACTAATTGATCGAGGTTCTGATTTAAAGGATTTATGGGCAATTTTCGAAGAATAGGCCAATTTCTATAACCATGGTAGCAGGTCCTTTAAATAGAAACATTAACTCACCTGCTTGATTGTGCCATAGCAAGAGAAGCTCTTACATTAGTCTTTCTGTTCTTAGCTTGTTTGTTCAAATGGCTACTATTGAGTATTGAATGCACAAGAAATATGCAACAAGTATACAACGCTGTGATCCTACCTTCATCACTAACAAAAAAAACACAACAGAAGCAAGAACCCGACAAATTTTCGGAGAAAGAACAAACCCATAAAAGAGCTTAAGAACATACATAAATTAAATGTACAGACGcatgaaaaatatttataaacagTGTCACATCAAAACATAAAAcacacaattttttttaaaattatacaTATATTAAACCCTGTGGGAACATCAAACAGGGGGAATCACATTATGACAACACAAAAGAACGTCACAGAACACCAAAATACGCATTCATATCATGAACATCAACCAAGTTTATGTATAAACTTGGTTAATCCTAAGTTTATCAACCCGGCTGAATGTAATTGGTATAACCAAATTAGTATACGATCCGTAACACTTCAGATCTCTACGATTACCATTATGATGCCCAAGCAAATGGCAATGCATCACACATCTTACTCCTAAGCAATGCATCACACATCTTACTCCTAAGCAATGCATCATGCATCTTACTCCTaccacaaaagaaaacaaaataCACCACACACCAGTGCTTTAAATATTTGGATTAGCAAACAAAAAATTAAATGTAACCATAACATCCTCATTGACAATTTTACATTTGACCAGCAAATTTTCTTGTACATAACTACGCAGCTTAAATCACTACACACTTTCCAGAGCTAGCCTCCTTGTGTAGTTATGTGCAAATGTATATTTCTGACATTCAAAATTAGGGCCAAGGAGCAACAACCAGGccacttcaaatcaatactcttACACACGCAAAAATGAGCTGCCCAACAGCTTCCAACACAATAAATCTACAAGTGAGCTCAAACTATCAAGTATCAAGCTTTACCACTCCAGATAAAGCAGAAGATTATATAATCCTCTCAACTACAACCATGCTGTATAGCGGTTCGTTTAAAAAAATCTGTAAAAAACCTCATGATACAAAAGCTAGAATAGATGTAAATCTGAATTCAACTAAGTTTACAGGAAACTAGGCTGTCTACATACATTGATGATGCTATATAGAAATAAAAATTTGAGATATACACATGGAGCAAAACTCCTACTCCTACTGATAGATGAACAGAGTCAAATACAGCACCTTGGAGGCCTCCATTCATCAAGGACTATAAGACTTCTGGCTTCAGGCACCTTGATATACAAACATATGGACAAGCAAGAAAACTAAACAAAACTACTCATGGATTTACATTCTTATGGCGGATTACATCTGAAAATTTTAAGCTTACAGGATGAGAGCGCTACACAACACCATTATCCCCTATTACAACTTTAGCAGGTTTACATGTATGGTTACCATTTTACAACATAAACTCCACAAAAGAACATGATAACCGTATTAACAGAACAAAACCGGAGCCTTAAATATGGTGACCAGACTATACAAGCTCGCTATGTGAGATGTGTTACAATTTTGAAACTACTACATTACAATCAACAACAAACACAAATTAACAGAGCCTCTTTCTAAACATCTTTTTTGCAggaatacaattataaaatatagAGTTCCCACCATATAACTACAAGTCTACAATGATGGTCAATCTCATAAATGCTGCTTTGGCAGACCACAACCGTTTTCAGAGGAGTCCAATGAAAGCAGCAAATTTTGCACATCTTTCTCCAGATAACCACATGGGCTGATTCAGTAACAAAACAAAAGGTTACCCACGCTGAACTCATGTTATTTTAATTTAAAGAAAGATgaaaaataccaaaatatatCTATACCCAAAAAATTATAGAAGGTAGTAATAGTATATAATCGCGCTAGATATCCAGCTCAATTGGAATATATAGTATAATTTGTCTACAGTTACCTAACTACGCACAGCCATCAAGGAAAAGTATATCCCGCATAACTTTTTTTCTAAAAACAAGCACCGGTAGAACAAGATACCGCAATATAGAACGATGCACCCTCACCAACTTTAGAGTAAGCAATGCAAAGTTGCACGGCAACTACTAACTAATAAGCTGAAACTTCAGGGATAATAATGTAGTCCCTTAGGTTACATAATAAAGATACAGACCTCTGAATATGTACTAGTAATAGATAAATATTAACACTTAACTCTGTACGAACATCAAATCTAGCAAGTAGTAGTACTAGTCATAATAAAATAGCAGACACACAAAGATATAATTGTCTGCAAACCGGAAAATATAAGTTGTAGTGGACAAGTTCTAACCACTCCAACAATTGATAAATCTGATATCCATGCATACCTATAATACTTGTCTACCAATAGCTATAGTTTAACACAAAAAGAGAAGTTAAATGACTGGTCACGGCACTAAATAATGAATGTCTCTCTTTCTCATTAGAACAGATCTGATTGCTAAATTATTCTTGC is a window from the Apium graveolens cultivar Ventura chromosome 1, ASM990537v1, whole genome shotgun sequence genome containing:
- the LOC141722248 gene encoding uncharacterized protein LOC141722248 — encoded protein: MASRIIVLGLVLFVIIGMASAAKPAEHSDHGKEAAGGPSDHDVGEVAEGPSDDIGTTDANDDAAPVGGPVPAGAFPQSSTDVQSNTPGSSAASALDISTIAGIATTAAGYKLHFGGVIIKNKLWHVLSIVRGKKGADCSEETEQTQEFSSRVLSARSAMLSGRPEG